A stretch of Solirubrobacterales bacterium DNA encodes these proteins:
- a CDS encoding nuclear transport factor 2 family protein, whose protein sequence is MKSDGFRQMAEAKDIEGGRQLFREDVVFRSPFVHKPYDGIDAAAFLLGQVVQVFENFRYIAQVETGDTAVLQFEARVGDRELQGVDILRFDEDGLISEMTVMVRPMSGLQKLGEEMGRRIEAAGVS, encoded by the coding sequence ATGAAAAGCGACGGCTTCAGGCAGATGGCGGAGGCAAAGGACATCGAGGGAGGACGGCAGCTCTTCCGGGAGGATGTGGTTTTTCGCAGCCCGTTTGTCCACAAGCCGTACGACGGGATTGACGCCGCGGCCTTCCTGCTCGGCCAGGTGGTCCAGGTGTTCGAGAACTTTCGCTACATCGCCCAGGTCGAGACCGGGGACACCGCGGTGCTCCAGTTCGAAGCCCGGGTCGGAGACCGTGAGCTCCAGGGCGTCGACATCCTCCGTTTCGATGAAGACGGACTGATCTCGGAGATGACCGTGATGGTGCGGCCGATGAGCGGCCTGCAGAAGCTCGGCGAGGAGATGGGTCGTCGGATCGAGGCCGCCGGAGTTTCGTGA
- a CDS encoding hydroxymethylglutaryl-CoA lyase, with protein MCLPDSVHIREVGPRDGFQNEPEVIATEDKIRLIDQLAATGLRRIEVTSFVRPDVIPQLADAEEVLAGISHPEGVSYSVLIPNRRGLDRALERRDRFDETNFFLSASETHNRRNVNRSVEESLKGLEETIPVAREAGLRSEGVISTSFGCPYEGQVPVERVLEIAVRLAAAGCAEIGFGDTTGMANPVQVRRFFAAARERFDSEGLTRARVELTAHFHDTRGQAMANVLAALEEGVDSFESSFGELGGCPVPPGATGNVASEDLISMLGEMGIETGVDLEKLIAASAEAQRILGRPLGAHVLKAGPVDWSHDRG; from the coding sequence ATGTGCCTACCCGATTCCGTCCATATCCGTGAGGTTGGGCCCCGTGACGGGTTCCAGAACGAGCCCGAGGTGATCGCCACGGAGGACAAGATCCGGTTGATCGACCAGCTCGCTGCCACCGGTCTGAGACGGATCGAGGTGACCTCGTTCGTCCGGCCCGATGTGATCCCGCAGTTGGCGGATGCCGAAGAGGTCCTGGCCGGGATCTCGCATCCGGAAGGCGTTTCCTACTCGGTGCTGATTCCCAACCGGAGAGGCCTGGATCGCGCCCTTGAGCGACGGGACCGTTTCGATGAGACCAACTTCTTTCTTTCGGCATCCGAGACTCACAACCGACGCAACGTCAACCGTTCGGTGGAGGAGTCGCTCAAGGGTCTGGAGGAGACGATTCCGGTGGCTCGCGAGGCGGGACTCCGGTCCGAGGGTGTCATCTCGACCTCGTTCGGCTGCCCCTACGAGGGGCAGGTGCCGGTCGAACGGGTGCTTGAAATAGCGGTCAGGCTCGCTGCTGCCGGATGTGCCGAGATCGGCTTTGGCGACACCACCGGAATGGCGAACCCGGTTCAGGTGCGGCGGTTCTTCGCGGCTGCCCGGGAGCGGTTCGACTCTGAGGGGCTGACCCGGGCCCGGGTCGAACTGACCGCCCACTTTCACGACACCAGAGGTCAGGCGATGGCCAACGTGCTGGCCGCCCTGGAGGAAGGGGTCGACTCCTTCGAGTCGAGTTTCGGCGAGCTCGGTGGCTGCCCGGTTCCGCCCGGGGCCACCGGAAATGTCGCCTCCGAGGACCTGATCTCGATGCTCGGTGAGATGGGGATCGAGACCGGGGTGGACCTCGAGAAACTGATCGCCGCCTCCGCCGAGGCCCAGCGAATCCTCGGGCGGCCGCTCGGCGCCCATGTACTCAAGGCCGGTCCCGTTGATTGGTCGCACGACCGGGGGTAG